In Oncorhynchus gorbuscha isolate QuinsamMale2020 ecotype Even-year linkage group LG08, OgorEven_v1.0, whole genome shotgun sequence, one genomic interval encodes:
- the LOC124041107 gene encoding zinc finger protein 883-like: MADSETECDTPGLDTLGSECVIAHSQVDLHYAAETEIMTEEKRGLELEIHGADLAKIQGLTAVACVDAIVTETDHDYVTKPDHHGEIQCFTMGGEGKGEALLGEVLLKTETEHVVKVESDHVGGELTVESENGVVIHEAHGLQCNECGEIFGSMADLHQHFEIHKATNPYICVHCGDSFAVESSLKQHMKIHMKEKAYATTGVEMVGKGVIDTFNLKSHQMIHSPEKPHRCSECGKSFAAAITLREHMKMHSEDKPYKCTQCRKSFIRRRHLKKHQELHAREKPFTCSQCGKGFTTASSLKQHQKTHVGDKPHRCTQCGKCFAAAATLREHQRIHSGEKPYKCNQCRKSFVRKRHLKKHQLVHSGGKPYSCAQCDKSFNHSSSLSRHHKVHLEARIYSSPPQGKAFSYGSTMKQQSRMHQGGGAGDKPYTCNHCDKSFNHSSSLSRHQRVHSEGKSYTCGHCGKRFNHSSSLSRHQRVHQEQKQQQQQQQVVVQQQYSAVPSTKGFPHTTILKQRILASEKPYRCSQCGKGFNHSSSLSRHHRIHIDQ, encoded by the coding sequence ATGGCTGATTCAGAGACTGAGTGTGACACACCCGGCCTTGACACGCTGGGGTCGGAGTGTGTCATTGCCCACAGCCAGGTTGACCTGCATTATGCGGCCGAGACGGAGATCATGACGGAGGAGAAACGTGGCCTGGAGCTGGAGATCCACGGGGCAGACCTGGCCAAGATCCAAGGGCTCACTGCCGTGGCCTGTGTGGACGCCATCGTCACAGAGACTGACCACGACTACGTGACCAAGCCAGACCACCACGGGGAGATCCAGTGCTTCACCATGGGGGGCGAGGGCAAAGGGGAGGCGTTGCTGGGAGAGGTGCTGCTAAAAACAGAGACTGAACATGTGGTTAAGGTGGAGTCGGACCACGTGGGCGGCGAGCTGACGGTGGAGTCCGAGAATGGTGTGGTTATCCACGAGGCCCACGGCCTGCAGTGCAACGAGTGCGGGGAGATCTTCGGCAGCATGGCCGACCTGCACCAGCACTTTGAGATCCACAAGGCCACCAACCCTTACATCTGCGTGCACTGTGGCGATAGCTTCGCTGTGGAGTCTAGCCTCAAGCAGCACATGAAGATCCACATGAAAGAGAAGGCGTATGCCACCACAGGTGTGGAGATGGTGGGAAAGGGGGTGATCGATACTTTCAACCTAAAGTCTCACCAGATGATCCACAGCCCGGAGAAGCCCCACCGTTGCTCGGAATGCGGCAAGAGCTTCGCGGCGGCCATCACCCTGCGGGAGCACATGAAGATGCACTCGGAGGATAAGCCGTACAAGTGTACCCAGTGCAGGAAGAGCTTCATCCGCCGGCGCCACCTCAAGAAGCACCAGGAGCTCCACGCCAGGGAGAAGCCCTTCacctgttcccagtgtggaaagggcTTCACCACGGCCTCTAGTCTGAAGCAGCACCAGAAAACCCACGTAGGTGATAAGCCTCACCGCTGCACACAGTGTGGGAAGTGCTTTGCCGCAGCCGCAACCCTGCGGGAGCACCAGCGCATCCACTCTGGGGAGAAGCCCTACAAGTGCAACCAGTGCAGGAAGAGCTTTGTCCGCAAGCGCCACCTTAAGAAGCACCAACTGGTCCACTCGGGTGGGAAACCCTACTCCTGCGCCCAGTGCGACAAGAGCTTCAACCACTCCTCCTCGCTCTCCCGGCACCACAAGGTCCACCTGGAAGCACgcatctactcctctcctccccagggcAAGGCCTTCTCCTACGGGTCCACTATGAAGCAGCAGTCAAGGATGCACCAGGGGGGAGGCGCGGGAGACAAACCGTACACCTGCAACCACTGCGACAAGAGCTTCAATCATTCCTCCTCCCTGTCCCGCCACCAAAGAGTCCACTCGGAGGGGAAGAGCTACACCTGCGGCCACTGCGGGAAGAGGTTCAACCACTCCTCTTCCCTGTCCAGGCACCAGCGTGTtcaccaggagcagaagcagcagcagcagcagcaacaggtaGTGGTGCAGCAACAGTACAGCGCCGTTCCCTCGACGAAGGGATTCCCCCACACCACCATCCTCAAACAGCGTATCCTGGCCAGCGAGAAGCCATACAggtgctcccagtgtggaaaagGCTTCAACCATTCATCTTCTCTCTCCAGGCATCATAGAATCCACATCGACCAGTGA